The stretch of DNA CAACCTCCGATCTGAGTCGATCAAGGTCGCGGCGACCCGCGCAACATGGCCTCTTGGTCAAGCTGTGATCGCGATGCCCTAACTCCTGGTGACAGATTCAGTCGTTGAAGCGTTCGACCATGCCGTTCGTGCGCAGCGGGTATGGCTTCATGGAAGAAATTGCGCGGCCCGTCGATCGACACGCAGCACGGGATGACCTTGCCGTCGAGCACCTTCCCAAAGCGCACATGCGCGAGGGTCTCCCTGTCGATGTCCTGCGGACCCGCCTCGTAGCTCTCCAGCGGCATGCGGCGCCACTGATGTAAAGGGCGGACCAATTCCAGGCCGCCGTGTCGGAGCAAAATCAGGCCACTGGCAACGTGCAGCTCGAACGAAGAAGGGGCCCGATCGGGCCCCTTCTTCGTTCGTCGCCGATCGTAAGGGTCAGGCCGGCGGGATCTCGCCCGTCTCGGGGTCGTGAGGATCGGCGGTGGCCTGGTTTTGCTCCGCCCCTTCGGCCCGGCCGCGCCGGCTGCGGGAAGTTTTGAGGCGGTAGCTGTTGCCGTTCAGGCTCAGGATGCTGACGTGGTGGGTCAGCCGGTCGAGCAGCGCGCCCGTGAGCCGTTCCGAGCCCAGAACTGACGTCCAGTCCTCAAACGGGAGGTTCGAGGTCACCACGGTCGAGCCACGCTCGTAGCGCTGCGAGAAGACCTCAAACAGCAACTCCGCCCCCGTCGACGACAGCGGCACGTAGCCGAGTTCGTCGACGATCAGGAGCTTGACCGCGGCTAGTTCGCGCTGAAGCCGGAGCAGACGACGCTCGTCGCGCGCCTCCAGGAGTTGGTTGACCAGCGAGGCCGCGGTGGTGAACGTGACCGAGAAGCCCTTCTGGCAAGCCGCCAAGCCGAGAGCCAAGGCGATGTGGGTCTTGCCAGTGCCCGAGTTGCCAAGTGCGATGACGTTCTCCCGGCCGAGGATGTAGCCACAGCGGGCCAGTTCCAGCACGAGCATCTTGTTCAGGCTCGGGATCGCGGCAAAGTCGAACGTGTCGAGGCTCTTCACCGCCGGGAAGCGCGCCGCCCGGATGCGGCGCTCGACCATGCGCCGCTCACGGTCGATCAGCTCCAGTTCAACCAGCCGCAACAGGTAGCGCGAGTGGTCCAGGCCGCTCTGAGCGCACTCGCGGGCAACCTTGTCGTACTCGCGCAGCACCGTGGGCAGCTTGAGCTGCTTGAGGTGGTGAGCCAGCAGGACGCCCGGCGTGGTCTCGTCGCGCGCCAGGCTCATGCGGCCACCTCCGGCACCAGCACGGCATAGTCGGCAGCCACGGTGGTCCGCACCGTGGTTCTGGGCAGGTGCGGATAGGCTGCCAGGTCGAGCCGGGGCGGTCGGTGCTCGAGTCGGGCCAGCGCAATCAGCTTGACCGCATCGAAGCCGATCGCCCCGAGCCGGATCGCCTCCGCGACGGCTGCGGCCACCACGTCCTTGGGCATCGCCTCCATCAGGCGCAGCACCTGGATGAACTCGCGCTTGCCCCGGTTGCCCATGCGCGCCTCCAGGAGATGGCGCAGGTGCTGGAACGCCTCGGGCAGATCCCAGTCCTGGAGGGCCGCCGCTTGGTCGAGGGCGTTCGGCTTGGTCTCGATCAGCGCGAGGTAGTGCAGCGGCTCGGAGACGAACACGCCGGTGCCGTAGCTGCGTTCGTGCCGGGCGATCTCGATCCCGCCGCACAGGATCACGACCTCGTCGACGAAGCCCTTCACCAGCACGTCCCGGAAGCCGTAGGCGGTGGGCACCGAGTAGTCGTTGCCGTGATAGCGCACCAGCGCGGTCGAGGAGACACGACCAGCCCGCTTCTCGCACGGCTCCAGCGGGACCGCCGGCAGGGCGCGCAGGACCGCACGGTCGGCCACGAGCCGCGTACCGATGAGCTCGGCAGACCGACCGGCACACTCATCCTGCCGGACTCGGCAGCGTCGCTCCAGATCAGCGTTCAGCGCCTCGAACGAAGCTGCCTCCGGAGCCGGGGTCATGAAGTTGGACCGGGCGAACTTGACCAGCCCTTCGACTTTGCCCTTGTCGTTGCCCCTGCCCGGACGGCCGAAGCGGTCGCGGAACAGGTAGTGGCTCACCAACTCGGTGAAGGCGCGCGTGCGCTCGCGCTGCCCGTCACCGCAGATCTTGGCGACCGCGATCTTCGTGTTGTCGTACAGGATCGACAGCGGCACGCCCGTGAAGAAGGCGAAGGCGGCGACGTGCCCGTCGAGGAACGCCTCGGTGGTCTCCCGCGGATATGCCTTCACGAAGCAGGCGTCGGAGTGCGGCAGGTCCATGCAGAAGAAATGGATCTTGCGACGCACGCCGCCGATCGTGGCCACCGCCTCGCCGAAGTCAACCTGGGCATGGCCAGGCGGGTGGGCCAGCGGCACGAAGGTCTCCCGCCCCTGCGATCGGCAGATCCGCACGTGGTCCTTCACCACCGTGTAGCCGCCGGCATAGCCGTGCTCGTCGCGTAAACGCTCGAAGATCCGCTTGGCCGTGTGCCGCTGCTTGATCGGCGCGCTTCGGTCCGTTTCCAGGATGGCCGTGATCACCGGCAGAAGAGGCCCAAGCTTCGGCTTCTCGACCGGCTTCGAGCGCGTATAGCCCGGCGGCAGGGAGAACCGGCACATCTTGGCGATCGTCTCTCGGCTCAGCCCGAACACTCGAGCCGCCTCACGCCGAGAGTTGCCCTCGATAAACACGAACTGCCGAACGGCCGCGTAGACTTCCACGGCAAACATCCCCAGCTCCTCTCGAAAGAGAAGCTTCTCCACTGGCCGGCTTTTACGCCGCCCGCATCAGCACGACGCCGACGCTCCAGTGGATGGTTTTGTCACCGCCCTACACAGCTTGTCCATCTGGTTCTGCCGGGACCAGCACGTCCGGCATCTCGCCTCGGCATAGACAACTCGCACACGTACATCTGCCGGCCAGCAACTTGGACGAACACCTCATTCACATCGATGCGGGCGCTTGCTCCAATGACCTCTTCAGGCTCGCCGCCAAAGACTGCAGCGGTCATCCCGTCCATTCTATGCTTAATCAACGTCGGAGCGTCTGATTTCAGCTCCTCAATTAGCCTAGCAACATCGCTTGTCAGATTACTATACGGGAAGCACTCGCTGGAAGCGCTGCAGTGAGTCTCAACACGCTGCGAACGGGCCAATTTCTGCTGCAGTCGCTATCAAACAACGGCTTTGTCACGGGCCCGGTACCTTGCGCACTGAGCGTGCCTCGTCAGGGCGCCTGAAGAGCTCTGAGTCGGTTCCAGCAGCAAGGACGCGTATCCATTCGCCGGTGGCATTATCCCGGAGAAGCGGAAGTGACGCCTTCAGCTCGGACAGGCGGCGCGTCAGCGAGTGACCGTTGTGGATTGATGCCCGCGGGCATGCGGAATCGGACTATTTCGGGAACCGCGCCTGCAAAGAACTGTCGATTAGGCGGAATTGGGTGCGATGGTTGTTCAGGGTCTCACGACGCCCGTTCGGGACCAGGTCAGACGTTCCTGACAGGAACGTATCGTTCTCGCCGTGATTGCTGCGGCCGGGCTTCTCGCGCTCCGCTGGATCGCCGCGATCCTGTGCGCAGCGTGGCAGATTGTGAATGCACACTCCGGAATGGGCGCGACGCGATGAGCGCCGAACCCGTTCTTACGCGGCGTCCAAATCATTCCAGCTCAAGGCGAAGCTGAATTCCCGCCGGAAGTGGTACACGCCCGATTTCCGCGTAGCGGCTTCGGC from Methylobacterium sp. PvR107 encodes:
- the istB gene encoding IS21-like element helper ATPase IstB; its protein translation is MSLARDETTPGVLLAHHLKQLKLPTVLREYDKVARECAQSGLDHSRYLLRLVELELIDRERRMVERRIRAARFPAVKSLDTFDFAAIPSLNKMLVLELARCGYILGRENVIALGNSGTGKTHIALALGLAACQKGFSVTFTTAASLVNQLLEARDERRLLRLQRELAAVKLLIVDELGYVPLSSTGAELLFEVFSQRYERGSTVVTSNLPFEDWTSVLGSERLTGALLDRLTHHVSILSLNGNSYRLKTSRSRRGRAEGAEQNQATADPHDPETGEIPPA
- the istA gene encoding IS21 family transposase, yielding MFAVEVYAAVRQFVFIEGNSRREAARVFGLSRETIAKMCRFSLPPGYTRSKPVEKPKLGPLLPVITAILETDRSAPIKQRHTAKRIFERLRDEHGYAGGYTVVKDHVRICRSQGRETFVPLAHPPGHAQVDFGEAVATIGGVRRKIHFFCMDLPHSDACFVKAYPRETTEAFLDGHVAAFAFFTGVPLSILYDNTKIAVAKICGDGQRERTRAFTELVSHYLFRDRFGRPGRGNDKGKVEGLVKFARSNFMTPAPEAASFEALNADLERRCRVRQDECAGRSAELIGTRLVADRAVLRALPAVPLEPCEKRAGRVSSTALVRYHGNDYSVPTAYGFRDVLVKGFVDEVVILCGGIEIARHERSYGTGVFVSEPLHYLALIETKPNALDQAAALQDWDLPEAFQHLRHLLEARMGNRGKREFIQVLRLMEAMPKDVVAAAVAEAIRLGAIGFDAVKLIALARLEHRPPRLDLAAYPHLPRTTVRTTVAADYAVLVPEVAA